Proteins encoded within one genomic window of Empedobacter falsenii:
- the rpmI gene encoding 50S ribosomal protein L35 — protein MPKLKTKSGAKKRFKLTGTGKIKRKHAFKSHILTKKETKQKRNLTQTGLVDQADVHSVKQQLRLK, from the coding sequence ATGCCAAAATTAAAAACAAAATCTGGAGCGAAAAAACGTTTCAAATTAACAGGAACAGGTAAAATTAAAAGAAAACACGCTTTTAAAAGCCACATCCTAACAAAAAAAGAGACTAAACAAAAGAGAAATTTAACTCAAACTGGTTTAGTTGATCAAGCTGATGTTCATTCAGTAAAACAACAATTAAGATTAAAATAA
- a CDS encoding OmpA family protein: MNIIELVKGYITPDLISKTSSELGENESGISKAINAFIPILLGGVLEKKNSTTGLFHTIKSFGASRGLANISTEQETPDTIKELINVIFGSNAQPIVSKIAEYAGISTGSSSKLLDLTALTTFGSIGKEAEFNNVTEADFFSSLGGIKDKILGLIPTGLGLGALGLGTMFNDAPKITETIDVAKDHVTETITETRKVVDVEPEEKPYVAPVDAYAETHNNNGGGGFWKWLIPLILVALAAFFLLKKCNKNEDKTVVTEETEIVVDSLNEDSLNAAPKELSDIDLDGVALKGYANGLEDQIIKFIKAPDFATMTEDQLKEKWFNFDNVNFVFGKTDQLEPGSDVQLDNVAAILKKYPTAKIKLGAYTDKVGDDAKNKEISQKRADYLKAELTKRGVGAQVIAAEGYGEEFAKVAETASDAERASDRKMSLRFTK, from the coding sequence ATGAACATTATTGAATTAGTAAAAGGGTATATTACCCCAGATTTGATCTCGAAAACTTCATCAGAATTAGGTGAAAATGAATCGGGAATTTCTAAAGCAATCAATGCATTCATTCCTATTCTTTTAGGAGGTGTTTTAGAAAAAAAGAATTCTACTACAGGCTTATTTCATACCATCAAATCTTTTGGTGCTTCTCGTGGATTAGCAAATATTTCGACAGAACAAGAAACACCCGACACGATTAAAGAATTAATCAATGTTATTTTTGGTTCGAATGCGCAACCAATCGTTTCTAAAATTGCTGAATATGCAGGAATTTCGACAGGTTCATCTTCAAAATTATTAGACTTAACAGCTTTAACAACTTTTGGATCCATTGGAAAAGAAGCCGAATTTAACAATGTAACAGAAGCTGATTTCTTTTCATCTTTAGGAGGAATTAAAGATAAAATTTTAGGATTAATTCCAACTGGTTTAGGACTTGGAGCTTTAGGTTTAGGAACAATGTTTAATGATGCGCCTAAAATCACTGAAACAATAGATGTTGCAAAAGATCATGTAACTGAAACTATTACAGAAACAAGAAAAGTAGTTGATGTAGAACCAGAAGAAAAACCTTATGTAGCACCAGTTGATGCTTACGCAGAAACTCATAACAACAATGGTGGTGGAGGTTTTTGGAAATGGTTAATTCCATTAATTTTAGTTGCTTTAGCGGCCTTTTTCTTATTAAAAAAATGCAATAAGAACGAAGATAAAACAGTTGTTACAGAAGAAACTGAAATTGTGGTTGATTCATTGAATGAGGATTCTCTAAACGCTGCACCGAAAGAATTATCTGATATCGATTTAGATGGTGTTGCATTGAAAGGATATGCAAATGGATTAGAAGATCAAATTATCAAATTTATCAAAGCGCCAGATTTTGCAACAATGACAGAAGATCAATTGAAAGAAAAATGGTTCAACTTTGATAATGTTAACTTCGTTTTTGGTAAAACTGATCAATTAGAGCCAGGTTCTGACGTTCAATTAGATAATGTTGCTGCAATTTTGAAAAAATATCCAACTGCAAAAATTAAACTTGGAGCATACACAGATAAAGTTGGTGATGATGCGAAAAACAAAGAAATCTCTCAAAAAAGAGCAGATTACTTAAAAGCTGAATTAACAAAACGTGGTGTTGGTGCACAAGTTATTGCTGCCGAAGGTTACGGAGAAGAATTTGCAAAAGTAGCTGAAACAGCTTCTGACGCAGAAAGAGCTTCTGATCGCAAAATGTCATTACGTTTTACAAAATAA
- the infC gene encoding translation initiation factor IF-3 codes for MKEDQHKINDKIDAKEVRVVGEGIEPGVYPIAKALELAEEQGLDLVMISEKAIPPVCRVVEYKKFLYEQKKKEKELKAKQQKVVVKEIRFGPQTDDHDYEFKRRHARSFLEEGSKLKAYVFFKGRSIIFKDQGEILLLRLAQELEDVGKVEQMPKLEGKRMIMMMGPKK; via the coding sequence ATTAAGGAAGATCAACACAAGATCAATGATAAGATTGACGCGAAAGAAGTACGCGTTGTTGGAGAAGGTATAGAACCTGGTGTATATCCAATAGCTAAAGCTTTAGAACTTGCAGAAGAACAAGGTTTAGATTTGGTAATGATCAGTGAAAAAGCCATTCCACCTGTTTGTCGTGTCGTAGAGTACAAAAAATTCTTATACGAACAAAAGAAAAAAGAAAAAGAACTTAAAGCTAAACAGCAGAAAGTTGTCGTAAAAGAAATTCGTTTCGGTCCTCAAACAGATGATCATGATTACGAATTCAAAAGACGTCACGCAAGATCTTTCTTAGAAGAAGGTTCGAAATTGAAAGCGTATGTTTTCTTCAAAGGACGTTCTATTATCTTTAAAGATCAAGGAGAAATCTTATTGTTACGTTTAGCTCAAGAATTGGAAGATGTTGGAAAAGTAGAACAAATGCCAAAACTTGAAGGTAAAAGAATGATTATGATGATGGGACCTAAGAAATAA
- a CDS encoding glutaminase produces the protein MISKEKEYFEIINNIYLKVIEEENLGETANYIPELSKIDGEKFGVSLLFTDQLQFGFGDCEEKFSIQSISKVLLLALVYRETGEKIWERVDVEPSGTPFNSLLQLETDKGIPRNPFINSGALVVCDILIGICDNPKAYFLNFIKKVSGNYSIQYSDKIAKSEFSTAYRNTALTNFIKSLGNIHNSPEDVLDLYVYICSIEMSCMELSKTFSFLANKGKNLFDDYQVLNISQTKRINAIMQTCGFYDESGEFAFRVGLPGKSGVGGGIVAIMPKYYIVSVWSPKLNLKGNSYRGMKFLEEFTTATEDSIF, from the coding sequence ATGATTTCGAAAGAAAAAGAATATTTTGAGATAATAAATAACATTTACCTAAAAGTAATTGAAGAAGAGAATTTGGGAGAAACAGCTAACTATATACCTGAATTATCTAAAATAGACGGTGAGAAATTTGGAGTTTCTTTATTGTTTACGGATCAACTTCAGTTTGGATTTGGTGATTGTGAAGAAAAATTCTCGATTCAAAGTATTTCAAAAGTGTTGCTTTTGGCTTTAGTTTATAGAGAAACTGGCGAGAAAATTTGGGAGAGAGTTGATGTAGAACCTTCGGGAACGCCATTTAATTCATTATTGCAATTAGAAACTGACAAAGGAATTCCTAGAAATCCATTTATCAATTCGGGCGCTTTAGTAGTTTGCGACATCTTAATTGGTATTTGCGATAATCCGAAAGCATATTTTTTAAATTTTATCAAAAAGGTTTCTGGTAATTATTCTATTCAATATTCTGATAAAATTGCAAAAAGTGAGTTTTCTACCGCTTATCGTAATACAGCTTTGACAAATTTTATAAAATCGTTGGGCAACATTCATAATTCTCCAGAAGATGTTCTGGATTTGTATGTTTATATCTGCTCGATTGAAATGTCGTGTATGGAGTTGAGTAAAACTTTTTCTTTTTTGGCTAATAAAGGAAAAAACTTATTTGATGATTATCAAGTTTTAAACATTAGTCAAACAAAACGAATCAACGCTATTATGCAAACTTGCGGTTTCTATGATGAATCTGGTGAATTTGCTTTTCGTGTTGGATTACCTGGAAAAAGTGGTGTTGGCGGAGGAATTGTTGCAATTATGCCCAAATATTACATTGTTTCAGTTTGGAGTCCTAAATTAAACTTAAAAGGAAACTCCTACCGAGGAATGAAATTTCTGGAAGAATTTACAACCGCAACAGAGGATTCTATTTTTTAG
- a CDS encoding LptF/LptG family permease, which produces MKIIDKYIIRNFIGTFIFMVLILSTIAVIVDLSQKLGRINDSGSTAFSALTQFYPYWSIWIINTFLPIAVFITVIYFTSRLTMQTEIVGVLSGGISFYRFTLPYIWVAIFLAVSALVVGNVVLPWANIKKNKYQYTHLLSNNDKEEYYKRQRIGSQISPDEFVFVDSYDRTEKLGSSFMYQKFDSTELKKQIIASSFNWNDKDSTYALMSVYTRDINKDKTEKLNYEANTNLKLPASPDEILPEEYVAETMNTFELNEFIQKQKAKGSANVNTYENELNNRLSGPFSTIILTLLALSLSSKKRRGGIGINLAVGISLAFVYIFFSQTTSTFSEKGYVSPLVASWIPNIVFGLLTLFLYFRRARS; this is translated from the coding sequence TTGAAAATAATTGATAAATACATCATCCGAAACTTTATCGGAACCTTTATCTTCATGGTTTTGATTTTGTCTACTATCGCCGTTATTGTCGATCTTAGTCAAAAATTAGGACGTATTAATGATAGTGGTTCTACAGCTTTTTCGGCTTTAACCCAATTTTACCCTTATTGGTCTATTTGGATTATTAACACCTTTTTACCAATTGCCGTTTTTATCACTGTGATCTATTTTACATCACGACTGACGATGCAAACCGAAATTGTAGGTGTACTTTCGGGTGGTATTAGTTTTTATCGATTTACACTTCCATATATTTGGGTTGCTATATTTTTAGCTGTTTCTGCTTTGGTAGTAGGAAATGTGGTTTTGCCTTGGGCAAATATTAAAAAAAATAAATACCAATACACCCATTTATTGAGTAATAACGACAAGGAAGAATATTATAAACGACAACGTATCGGTTCGCAAATTTCTCCTGACGAATTTGTTTTTGTTGATAGTTATGACAGAACAGAAAAGTTAGGAAGTTCTTTTATGTATCAAAAATTTGATTCGACTGAGTTGAAAAAACAAATCATTGCTTCAAGTTTTAATTGGAATGATAAAGATTCTACTTATGCATTAATGAGTGTTTACACGCGTGATATTAACAAGGATAAAACAGAAAAGTTAAATTACGAAGCCAATACAAATTTGAAGTTGCCAGCTTCTCCTGACGAAATTTTACCAGAAGAATATGTTGCTGAAACAATGAATACCTTCGAATTGAATGAATTTATTCAGAAACAAAAAGCAAAAGGTTCTGCCAATGTAAATACATACGAAAATGAATTAAATAACCGTTTAAGCGGTCCATTTTCAACTATTATTCTGACACTTTTGGCTCTATCGCTTTCATCTAAAAAACGTCGTGGAGGAATCGGAATCAACCTTGCAGTTGGTATTTCGTTAGCGTTTGTCTACATTTTCTTCTCTCAAACAACGTCTACGTTTTCCGAAAAAGGATACGTGTCTCCACTAGTCGCCTCGTGGATACCAAACATCGTCTTCGGATTACTAACTTTGTTTTTATATTTCAGACGAGCACGTTCATAA
- a CDS encoding phosphatase PAP2 family protein: MNQQKDLFLRIWPFFVVFFIYNFAAIAMTQYYGRDELHLHFNQYSNHYLDKLFVFYTDFGTYYLFFILLGYLFWKTTRRYFYYLLASGAVATTISVFFKNVYFEQVLRPGYYFTQKKIDIILVKDYAIQMASTFPSGHSLTAAIISMTLCLLTKNRWLQLFFALHFPSIAITRIYLSRHFAIDTVGGSFIGFFIFIFMYYIINQSNKPKLDQKFINNGNSK, encoded by the coding sequence ATGAATCAACAAAAAGATTTATTTCTAAGAATTTGGCCATTTTTTGTCGTATTTTTTATCTACAATTTTGCTGCAATTGCTATGACGCAATATTATGGACGCGACGAATTACATCTGCATTTCAATCAATACAGCAATCATTATCTCGATAAACTCTTTGTTTTTTATACCGATTTCGGAACCTATTATTTATTTTTTATACTTCTTGGTTATCTATTTTGGAAAACAACTCGAAGATATTTTTATTATTTATTAGCTTCTGGAGCAGTTGCAACAACAATTAGTGTCTTTTTTAAGAATGTCTATTTCGAACAAGTTTTACGTCCTGGATATTATTTTACACAGAAAAAAATAGACATTATTCTAGTCAAAGATTATGCGATACAAATGGCTTCAACTTTTCCTTCGGGACATTCATTAACAGCCGCAATAATTTCGATGACTTTATGTTTATTAACCAAAAACAGATGGTTACAATTATTTTTTGCACTGCATTTTCCGAGTATCGCAATTACTAGAATCTACTTGTCACGCCATTTCGCGATTGATACAGTTGGTGGTTCGTTTATTGGTTTTTTTATATTTATCTTTATGTATTACATCATCAATCAATCTAATAAACCAAAATTAGATCAAAAATTTATTAACAATGGAAATTCAAAATAA
- the thrS gene encoding threonine--tRNA ligase, whose translation MINISLPDGSVKQYESGVTPMDVALSISEGLARNVISAIVNDQQVETTTPITTDATIKLLTWNDEMGKKAFWHSSAHLLAQAILEFYPNAKLTIGPAIDKGFYYDVDFGEDKFTEADFAKVEKAMLENAKKKAEFKLYSVSKAEALETYKDNEYKTELISNLNDGDITFCTHDNFTDLCRGGHIPNTGIVKAAKILNVAGAYWRGDEKNKMLTRVYGITFPKQKDLTEYLELLEEAKKRDHRKLGKELGLFAFSEKVGAGLPLWLPKGAALRRKLENFLLKEQQKMGYEMVISPHIGQKELYVTSGHYAKYGADSFQPIKTPNEGEEFLLKPMNCPHHCEIYKTSQWSYRDLPKRYAEFGTVYRYEQSGELHGLTRVRGFTQDDAHLFCTPDQLLEEFKKVIDLVLYVFTNLGFDNYSAQISLRDPENKEKYIGSDENWEKAEQAIITASAEKGLPTVVEYGEAAFYGPKLDFMVKDALGRQWQLGTIQVDYNLPDRFDLTYTGADNEKHRPVMIHRAPFGSMERFIAILLENTAGNLPLWLTPDLFTILPISEKYVEYGEKVLNLLAEEEINGLIDSRNEKTGKKIRDAEIGKIPFMLIIGEKEAENGTVSVRRHGEGDLGEMTIQAFIDFMKEQIKLK comes from the coding sequence ATGATAAACATTTCTCTTCCAGATGGAAGTGTAAAACAGTATGAGAGTGGCGTAACTCCTATGGACGTGGCGCTAAGCATTAGTGAAGGTTTAGCACGTAATGTAATTTCGGCTATAGTAAACGATCAACAAGTTGAAACAACAACCCCAATCACCACAGATGCAACGATCAAATTGTTAACCTGGAATGATGAAATGGGTAAAAAAGCTTTTTGGCATTCATCTGCTCACTTATTAGCGCAAGCTATTTTAGAGTTTTATCCAAATGCTAAATTAACAATTGGACCTGCGATTGACAAAGGTTTCTATTACGATGTTGATTTTGGTGAGGATAAATTTACAGAAGCTGATTTTGCGAAAGTAGAAAAAGCAATGTTAGAGAATGCAAAGAAAAAAGCTGAATTCAAATTATATTCAGTTTCGAAAGCAGAAGCATTAGAAACGTATAAAGACAATGAATACAAAACAGAATTAATCTCTAACTTAAATGATGGAGATATTACTTTCTGTACTCACGATAATTTTACAGATTTATGTCGTGGTGGACACATTCCGAACACTGGAATTGTGAAAGCTGCAAAAATCTTGAATGTTGCGGGAGCCTATTGGCGTGGAGATGAGAAAAACAAGATGTTGACTCGTGTTTATGGTATTACATTCCCAAAACAAAAAGATTTAACAGAATATCTTGAGTTATTAGAAGAAGCAAAAAAACGTGATCACCGTAAATTAGGGAAAGAATTAGGTTTATTTGCTTTCTCTGAAAAAGTTGGTGCAGGTTTACCTCTTTGGTTACCAAAAGGAGCTGCTTTGAGAAGAAAATTAGAAAACTTCTTATTGAAAGAGCAACAAAAAATGGGTTACGAAATGGTAATTTCTCCACACATTGGTCAAAAAGAATTGTATGTAACTTCTGGTCACTATGCAAAATATGGTGCAGATAGTTTTCAGCCAATTAAAACGCCAAACGAAGGAGAAGAATTCTTGTTAAAACCAATGAACTGTCCACATCACTGTGAGATTTACAAAACATCTCAATGGTCGTACCGCGATTTACCAAAACGTTATGCAGAGTTTGGTACAGTTTATCGTTACGAACAATCAGGAGAATTACACGGTTTAACGCGTGTTCGTGGATTTACTCAAGATGATGCTCACTTATTCTGTACACCAGATCAATTATTAGAAGAATTCAAAAAAGTAATTGATTTAGTATTATATGTATTTACAAATCTTGGATTTGATAATTATTCGGCTCAAATCTCATTAAGAGATCCAGAGAATAAAGAAAAATACATCGGATCTGACGAAAACTGGGAAAAAGCTGAACAAGCAATTATCACAGCATCAGCAGAAAAAGGTTTACCAACAGTTGTAGAATATGGCGAAGCTGCATTCTATGGACCTAAGTTAGACTTTATGGTGAAAGATGCATTAGGACGTCAATGGCAATTAGGAACAATCCAAGTGGATTATAATTTACCAGATCGTTTTGATTTAACTTACACTGGAGCAGACAACGAAAAACACAGACCAGTAATGATTCACCGTGCGCCATTCGGCTCTATGGAACGTTTCATTGCCATTTTGTTAGAAAATACAGCAGGGAATTTACCACTTTGGTTAACACCAGATTTATTCACAATTTTACCAATTAGCGAAAAATATGTGGAATATGGAGAAAAAGTATTAAATTTGCTGGCCGAAGAAGAAATTAACGGACTGATTGACAGTAGAAACGAGAAAACTGGTAAAAAAATCCGTGATGCCGAAATCGGTAAAATTCCTTTCATGTTAATCATCGGTGAAAAAGAAGCAGAAAACGGTACAGTTTCTGTAAGAAGACACGGAGAAGGTGATTTAGGAGAGATGACGATTCAAGCGTTTATCGACTTCATGAAAGAACAAATCAAATTAAAATAA
- the cmk gene encoding (d)CMP kinase produces the protein MKENLIIAIDGYSSTGKSSMSKIIARNLGYTHIDSGAMYRAVTLYAFQHQYIVDNKIDEQALIINLSDIKIEFKQDLITQKNLTFLNGENVEADIRTMEVSKMVSPISEIPAVRDYCVALQQQMGEKGGIVMDGRDIGTTVFPNADIKIFVTASPEVRAQRRFLEYQQQGKNIPLDEVLKNVNERDYIDSHREYSPLRKADDAIEVDNSNMNLEETVNKVMEIINSKK, from the coding sequence ATGAAAGAAAATTTAATTATTGCAATCGACGGATATTCTTCTACAGGAAAAAGTTCGATGTCAAAAATTATTGCAAGAAATCTTGGTTATACACATATTGACAGTGGCGCAATGTATCGCGCTGTGACTTTGTATGCATTTCAACATCAGTATATTGTCGATAATAAAATTGATGAGCAAGCATTAATAATCAATTTATCTGACATTAAGATAGAATTTAAACAAGATCTTATAACTCAAAAGAATCTTACCTTTTTGAATGGTGAAAATGTAGAAGCTGATATTCGTACGATGGAAGTTTCTAAAATGGTTAGTCCAATTTCTGAGATTCCTGCTGTTCGCGATTATTGTGTAGCGCTTCAACAGCAAATGGGAGAAAAAGGAGGTATTGTGATGGATGGTCGCGATATTGGGACAACAGTTTTTCCAAATGCAGATATCAAAATTTTTGTTACAGCTTCACCAGAAGTTCGTGCGCAACGTCGCTTTTTAGAATATCAACAACAAGGGAAAAATATTCCATTAGATGAGGTTCTAAAAAATGTGAACGAAAGAGATTATATCGATTCTCATCGCGAATATTCACCACTTCGTAAAGCAGATGATGCAATAGAAGTTGATAATTCGAACATGAATTTAGAAGAAACGGTGAATAAAGTGATGGAGATTATCAATTCTAAAAAATAG
- the tgt gene encoding tRNA guanosine(34) transglycosylase Tgt yields MKFSIDKKDEFSKARAGVVETDHGKIETPIFMPVGTVGTVKSVHQRELEEDIKAQIILGNTYHLYLRPGTDILHRAGGLHKFMNWQKPILTDSGGFQVYSLATSRKKSEEGVRFKSHIDGSYHMFTPEKSMEIQRYIGADIFMAFDELTGIPAKYHDAKRAMHVTHRWLERCRTWLNNNPEYYDHKQTLFPIVQGNDFKDLRQESAKYIADFGAEGNAIGGLSVGEPEPVMYEMTDIVTEILPQDKPRYLMGVGTPWNIIECIALGVDMFDCVMPTRNARNAMLFTWNGVMNMKNAKWKDCFEPLDENGTSYVDSYYTKAYVRHLFNANEALGKQIASVHNLAFYLDLVRVARQHILAGDFAQWKEQIVPQLKQRL; encoded by the coding sequence ATGAAATTTTCAATCGATAAAAAAGACGAATTTTCTAAGGCAAGAGCTGGTGTTGTAGAAACCGATCATGGTAAAATCGAAACACCTATTTTTATGCCAGTTGGTACGGTTGGTACAGTAAAATCTGTTCACCAACGTGAATTAGAAGAAGATATTAAAGCCCAAATCATTCTTGGAAATACTTATCATTTGTATTTGCGTCCAGGAACTGATATTTTGCACAGAGCGGGTGGATTACATAAATTTATGAATTGGCAAAAACCAATTTTGACAGATTCTGGAGGATTCCAAGTGTATTCTTTGGCAACAAGTCGTAAAAAATCTGAAGAAGGTGTGCGTTTCAAATCGCATATCGATGGTTCTTACCACATGTTTACGCCAGAAAAATCAATGGAAATTCAGCGTTATATCGGAGCTGATATTTTTATGGCTTTTGATGAATTAACAGGAATTCCAGCAAAATATCATGATGCAAAACGTGCGATGCATGTCACACATCGTTGGTTGGAGCGTTGTAGAACTTGGTTAAACAATAATCCTGAATATTACGATCACAAACAAACGCTTTTCCCTATTGTACAAGGAAATGATTTCAAAGATTTGCGTCAAGAATCAGCAAAATATATTGCAGATTTCGGTGCAGAAGGAAATGCAATTGGTGGATTATCTGTTGGTGAACCAGAACCTGTGATGTACGAAATGACGGATATCGTAACCGAAATTCTTCCACAAGATAAACCTCGTTATTTAATGGGAGTTGGAACACCTTGGAATATCATCGAATGTATTGCTCTTGGAGTTGATATGTTCGACTGTGTTATGCCAACACGTAACGCGCGTAACGCAATGTTATTCACTTGGAATGGTGTTATGAATATGAAAAATGCAAAATGGAAAGATTGTTTCGAACCATTAGACGAAAACGGAACAAGCTATGTGGATAGTTATTACACAAAAGCCTATGTTCGTCATTTGTTCAATGCCAACGAAGCGTTAGGAAAACAAATTGCATCTGTTCACAACCTTGCGTTTTATTTAGATTTGGTAAGAGTTGCAAGACAGCATATCTTAGCAGGAGATTTCGCTCAATGGAAAGAACAAATTGTTCCACAATTAAAACAACGTCTGTAG
- a CDS encoding nitrilase-related carbon-nitrogen hydrolase, whose protein sequence is MEIQNKLKISLIQYDVIWEDVKANHAYLDELLANYQTDIILLPEMFASGFSMNVEKIGQKPFGETFEWMQHKAKELNSAIAGSISTHENDKYYNRFYFICPSGSIYIYDKKHLFSYGKEAGVYSAGDKIVTIDYKGWQIRPIVCYDLRFPVWIRNTEKDPYDLILCNASWPKARREAWISLLKARAIENMAFVAGVNRIGVDGYNLEYQGDSHLFDTLGQDLKTINNHPEILQFEIDKEEQDKTRKHFNFLNDRDSFYFG, encoded by the coding sequence ATGGAAATTCAAAATAAACTTAAAATATCATTAATACAATACGATGTAATCTGGGAAGATGTAAAAGCTAATCACGCTTATTTAGATGAATTATTAGCCAATTATCAAACTGATATTATATTGTTACCAGAAATGTTTGCTTCGGGATTTTCGATGAATGTAGAAAAAATTGGTCAAAAACCTTTTGGAGAAACATTCGAATGGATGCAACATAAAGCCAAAGAATTAAATTCTGCGATTGCTGGAAGCATTTCTACGCATGAAAACGATAAATACTATAACCGATTTTATTTCATCTGTCCAAGCGGCTCTATTTACATTTACGATAAGAAACATTTGTTTAGTTACGGAAAAGAAGCTGGCGTATATTCTGCTGGAGATAAAATTGTAACGATAGATTATAAAGGATGGCAAATTCGTCCTATTGTTTGCTACGATCTACGATTTCCTGTTTGGATTCGCAATACAGAAAAAGATCCGTACGATTTGATACTTTGCAACGCTAGTTGGCCAAAAGCGCGTCGTGAAGCTTGGATTTCACTTCTAAAAGCACGAGCAATCGAAAATATGGCTTTTGTTGCTGGCGTAAATAGAATTGGCGTAGATGGCTATAATCTCGAGTATCAAGGCGATTCGCATTTATTTGATACATTGGGACAAGATTTGAAAACGATTAACAATCATCCTGAAATTTTACAATTTGAAATTGATAAAGAAGAACAAGATAAAACTCGAAAGCATTTCAACTTTTTGAATGATAGAGATTCATTTTATTTTGGATAA
- the rplT gene encoding 50S ribosomal protein L20 has translation MPRSVNAVASRARRKRVLKLAKGYYGRRKNVWTVAKNAVEKGLVYAYRDRRQKKRNFRALWIQRINAGARLHGLSYSKFMGAIHKAGIELNRKVLADLAMNNPEAFKAIVEKVK, from the coding sequence ATGCCAAGATCAGTAAACGCAGTTGCGTCAAGAGCTAGAAGAAAAAGAGTTTTAAAACTTGCAAAAGGATATTACGGAAGAAGAAAAAACGTTTGGACTGTTGCTAAAAATGCAGTAGAAAAAGGTTTAGTATACGCTTACCGCGATAGACGTCAAAAGAAAAGAAATTTCCGTGCGTTATGGATTCAAAGAATTAACGCTGGAGCAAGATTACACGGATTGTCTTACTCTAAATTTATGGGAGCTATCCACAAAGCTGGAATTGAATTAAATCGTAAAGTTTTAGCTGACTTAGCGATGAACAATCCAGAAGCTTTCAAAGCAATCGTAGAAAAAGTAAAATAA